A single region of the Arthrobacter sp. V1I7 genome encodes:
- a CDS encoding lipase maturation factor family protein — MEWTAWFDAPDYEFARQVLQRGIATIYFVAFLSSLNQFPALLGERGLLPVPEYLEGFRRLGRPSLFRWRYSDRLLRAVCWSGMAIAATLVLGLPQLGPPWVPLLAFLALWLLYMSVVNVGQTFYGFGWEMLLLEAGFTAAFLGSDQTPPPWPILILLVWLVFRLEFGAGLIKIRGGSEWRDLTALYYHHETQPMPGPLSRQAHLLPKAWHRLEVLGNHFAQLVVPFFLFAPQPLASAAAGIIIFTQLWLVASGNFAWLNWMAILLAFAAISDPVAHAVVPAIPLDWHAASAGVAGAPAGSQAPVPWLVVVLFATVLHVVLSYRPIENLFSHYQLMNASFNRWQLVNTYGAFGTVTKRRIEIVVEGTLDADPGDDADWREYEFKGKPGHVRRLPRQYAPYHLRLDWLMWFLPLRTVHEEWFYAFLAKLLEADRPMLRLLRHDPFDGGRPRWVRVRSYLYRFSTRAEFRATGQRWIRTPLYVAIPPVSLPAKD, encoded by the coding sequence GTGGAGTGGACCGCATGGTTCGACGCGCCGGACTACGAGTTCGCCCGGCAGGTACTGCAGCGCGGCATCGCGACCATCTACTTCGTGGCCTTCCTCTCCTCGCTCAACCAGTTTCCTGCCCTCCTCGGCGAGCGCGGCCTGTTGCCGGTGCCGGAGTATCTGGAGGGGTTCCGCCGCCTGGGCAGGCCCAGCCTGTTCCGCTGGCGCTACTCGGACCGGCTGCTGCGGGCGGTCTGCTGGAGCGGCATGGCCATCGCGGCCACCCTGGTCCTCGGCCTGCCGCAGCTCGGCCCGCCGTGGGTTCCGCTGCTGGCGTTCCTGGCCCTGTGGCTGTTGTACATGTCGGTGGTCAATGTCGGCCAGACGTTTTACGGCTTCGGCTGGGAGATGCTGCTGCTCGAGGCAGGGTTCACGGCGGCCTTCCTGGGCTCTGACCAGACTCCCCCGCCATGGCCGATCCTGATCCTGCTGGTGTGGCTGGTGTTCCGCCTGGAATTCGGCGCCGGCCTGATCAAAATCCGGGGCGGGTCCGAGTGGCGGGATCTGACGGCCCTGTACTACCACCACGAGACCCAGCCGATGCCGGGGCCGTTGAGCCGGCAGGCGCATCTGCTGCCCAAGGCGTGGCACCGGCTGGAGGTCCTGGGCAACCATTTCGCCCAGCTGGTGGTGCCATTCTTCCTTTTCGCCCCGCAGCCGCTGGCGAGCGCCGCGGCCGGGATCATCATCTTCACCCAGCTCTGGCTCGTGGCCAGCGGGAACTTTGCCTGGCTCAACTGGATGGCAATCCTGCTCGCCTTCGCCGCAATCAGCGACCCGGTGGCGCACGCCGTGGTGCCGGCGATCCCGCTCGACTGGCACGCCGCGTCCGCAGGAGTGGCCGGTGCACCGGCCGGCAGCCAGGCGCCCGTGCCGTGGCTCGTGGTAGTCCTGTTCGCCACCGTGCTGCACGTGGTGTTGAGCTACCGGCCGATCGAGAACCTCTTCTCGCACTATCAGCTGATGAATGCCAGTTTCAACCGCTGGCAGCTGGTCAACACCTACGGCGCGTTCGGCACGGTCACTAAGCGGCGGATCGAGATCGTGGTGGAGGGAACCCTCGACGCGGACCCGGGGGACGACGCCGACTGGCGGGAATACGAATTCAAGGGAAAGCCCGGGCACGTCCGCCGCCTTCCGCGGCAGTACGCGCCCTACCACCTCCGGCTTGACTGGCTGATGTGGTTCCTGCCGCTGCGTACGGTGCACGAGGAGTGGTTCTACGCGTTCCTGGCCAAGCTGCTGGAGGCCGACCGGCCGATGTTGCGGCTGCTGCGCCACGACCCGTTCGACGGCGGACGCCCCCGCTGGGTGCGGGTCCGCAGTTACCTCTACCGCTTCTCCACGCGGGCCGAGTTCCGCGCTACCGGCCAGCGCTGGATCCGGACCCCGCTGTATGTGGCCATCCCGCCGGTGTCCCTGCCCGCGAAAGATTGA